The following coding sequences are from one Vicinamibacterales bacterium window:
- the dctP gene encoding TRAP transporter substrate-binding protein DctP: MIRTYLRRSVASLIATLVSGVAACLLAAPASAQVTVKMATMVPDNSAWALILKQMAAEWTKVSGGKVTLRLYLGGTRGDDQNVVSDMRTGALNGAVLTAAGVAELDKSVYAMSIPMAYDSYEEVYAVLEKMRPRIEASIDAKGFVVLNWADAGWLHFFTKKPVATPDDLKKLVLFQWQGDPKSMAIWQAAGFNPRAGASSELLSGLKTGMYEACSAPPQVASIMRYYENARNMTDVNWALLLGATVVTKDTWNKIPADIRPALLKAAQNAGAKLRDDVRRNGETSVNAMKQAGLTVVPVDARVKDAWVKAATAAYPKVKGDFVPADAFDEALKYRDEYRRQHPAPKK; encoded by the coding sequence ATGATTCGCACCTATCTTCGCCGATCCGTCGCGTCCCTGATCGCCACCCTGGTATCCGGGGTCGCGGCCTGTCTGCTGGCCGCGCCCGCCAGCGCGCAGGTCACCGTCAAGATGGCAACGATGGTGCCCGACAACTCGGCGTGGGCGCTCATCCTCAAGCAGATGGCCGCCGAGTGGACCAAGGTGTCCGGCGGAAAGGTCACGCTCAGGCTGTATCTGGGCGGCACTCGCGGCGACGACCAGAACGTGGTCTCCGACATGCGGACGGGCGCGTTGAACGGCGCCGTGCTGACGGCGGCCGGTGTGGCCGAACTCGACAAGTCGGTCTACGCGATGAGCATCCCGATGGCGTACGACTCGTATGAAGAGGTCTACGCCGTCCTCGAGAAGATGCGCCCGCGGATCGAGGCCTCGATCGACGCCAAGGGGTTCGTCGTGCTGAACTGGGCAGATGCCGGCTGGCTGCACTTCTTCACCAAGAAGCCCGTGGCGACCCCCGACGACCTCAAGAAGCTCGTGTTGTTTCAGTGGCAGGGCGACCCGAAGTCGATGGCGATCTGGCAGGCGGCCGGCTTCAATCCCCGGGCGGGCGCCTCGTCCGAACTCCTCAGCGGCCTGAAAACCGGGATGTACGAAGCGTGCTCGGCGCCGCCGCAGGTCGCGTCGATCATGCGGTATTACGAGAACGCCAGGAACATGACCGACGTGAACTGGGCCCTGCTGCTCGGTGCGACGGTCGTCACCAAGGACACGTGGAACAAGATCCCGGCGGACATCCGCCCCGCGCTGCTCAAGGCGGCCCAGAACGCGGGCGCGAAGCTGCGCGACGATGTGCGGAGGAACGGCGAGACCAGCGTCAATGCCATGAAGCAGGCTGGCCTGACGGTGGTGCCGGTGGACGCCAGGGTGAAGGACGCGTGGGTGAAGGCCGCGACGGCCGCTTATCCCAAGGTCAAGGGCGACTTCGTGCCGGCGGACGCGTTCGATGAGGCGTTGAAATATCGTGACGAGTACCGCCGGCAACACCCGGCACCCAAGAAATGA
- a CDS encoding TRAP transporter TatT component family protein, with amino-acid sequence MTAKPIIRAVVLFLVVSSLPGCSIKKMAINTVGNTLADSGSTFAADDDPELVAAAVPFGLKTIEGLLAQAPNHRGLLFAACSGFTQYAYAFVQQPADYIEAKDLDQATAMRARAKKLFVRARDYGLRGFDVEFPGFSGRIRKDTDGELQRLKKEHVPLLYYTGAAWAAAFAIDVTDSQLATDQTIIEKLMRRALALDEGWGAGSLHDFFISWEAAHVSGGGTLEKAKEHFDRSRQLSAGQRVSPLVSYAESVLLATRDRKAFEALLNEAIEFDIAKAPPDQKLPNVLAQRRARWLLSRTDDLFHP; translated from the coding sequence ATGACAGCGAAACCCATCATCCGCGCCGTGGTGCTGTTCCTTGTCGTCAGCAGCCTGCCAGGCTGCTCGATCAAGAAAATGGCGATCAACACCGTCGGCAATACGTTGGCCGACTCAGGATCGACGTTTGCCGCCGATGACGATCCCGAGCTGGTCGCCGCGGCGGTCCCGTTCGGCTTGAAGACGATCGAAGGCCTGCTCGCTCAAGCACCGAACCACAGAGGTCTCCTCTTTGCGGCCTGCAGCGGCTTCACGCAGTATGCGTACGCGTTCGTCCAGCAGCCTGCCGACTACATCGAGGCCAAGGATCTCGACCAGGCGACCGCGATGCGGGCTCGGGCGAAGAAGCTGTTCGTGCGGGCGCGCGACTACGGCCTGCGCGGGTTCGACGTCGAGTTCCCGGGCTTCAGCGGCCGGATCCGCAAGGACACGGACGGCGAGCTGCAGCGGCTGAAGAAGGAGCACGTCCCGCTGCTCTACTACACCGGGGCGGCCTGGGCGGCGGCGTTTGCCATCGACGTCACGGACTCGCAGCTTGCGACCGACCAGACGATCATCGAGAAGCTGATGCGCCGCGCGCTGGCACTGGACGAAGGGTGGGGCGCCGGGTCGCTTCACGACTTCTTCATTTCGTGGGAAGCGGCGCACGTGTCGGGCGGCGGCACCCTCGAGAAGGCGAAAGAGCACTTCGACAGGTCGCGTCAGCTGTCGGCCGGCCAGCGCGTGTCACCGCTCGTCAGCTACGCCGAGTCGGTCCTCCTCGCCACGCGAGACCGAAAGGCCTTCGAGGCGCTGCTCAACGAGGCGATCGAGTTCGACATCGCAAAAGCCCCGCCGGACCAGAAGCTGCCGAACGTGCTCGCGCAGAGGCGTGCGCGGTGGCTGCTCAGCCGGACCGACGACCTATTCCACCCCTAG
- a CDS encoding TRAP transporter large permease subunit codes for MKTAILALKRGQQTVLVATLAVATILPLIDLIGGPLFGFRLSSTHLYVQHATLWLAFVGAIAATAEGSHLTLSTTEFLHEGRARMLSRLFGFSVAAAVSGVLAYASYAFVVANRNDRILPGLGVPEWVSSLVMPVALGVMALVFAWKASDRWWGRLVGLLVIPAAFAVGLVPVESAGRLWPLGLLVLGGAFLGAPVFVAMGGIALVGFVSEGTTVAAVSSQVYRLLASETLPAIPLLTAAGYVLAESAAADRLVRFFRALFGWMPGGVAVMVAAVCAMFTTFTGGSGVTIIALGGLVYPILRRDGYSEGFSLGLVTAAGSLGLLFPPSLPVLLYSIVASTGDQSVPVDNLYIAGFLPGMLLVVITAIYGMVIGRQAGRERQRFTLGEVARATWHAKWELLLPVMIVALFLSGFATMLQTAAAALAYTVVVECFITRDLGIFRSLPAALLKAAALMGAVLILLSIAMGLTIYLVDVQLPDMLLAWVQAHIHSEVVFLLALNVLLLVLGSVVEIYSAIIILAPLIAPLAAVFNINPIHLGVIFLANLELGFLFPPVGLNLFLSSSRFNKPLPQLYRHVVPFLIILGIGVLLITYVPAMSVGVLRLLGR; via the coding sequence ATGAAGACAGCGATCCTCGCCCTGAAACGGGGCCAGCAGACCGTCCTGGTGGCCACGCTGGCCGTGGCCACCATCCTGCCGCTCATCGACCTCATTGGCGGGCCGCTCTTCGGCTTCCGCTTGTCCAGCACGCATCTGTACGTGCAGCATGCGACGCTCTGGCTGGCGTTTGTCGGCGCCATCGCGGCGACAGCCGAGGGCAGCCACCTCACCCTCTCCACGACCGAGTTCCTGCACGAAGGCCGCGCCCGGATGCTGTCACGCCTCTTCGGCTTCTCGGTGGCCGCCGCGGTGTCCGGCGTCCTCGCGTATGCCAGCTACGCCTTCGTCGTGGCGAACCGGAACGACAGGATCCTGCCCGGCCTCGGCGTGCCCGAGTGGGTCAGTTCGCTCGTCATGCCGGTCGCGCTCGGAGTCATGGCCCTGGTCTTTGCGTGGAAGGCGTCGGATCGGTGGTGGGGTCGACTCGTCGGCCTGCTCGTCATCCCCGCAGCGTTTGCGGTCGGCCTGGTACCCGTTGAATCCGCCGGTCGCCTCTGGCCGCTCGGCCTCCTCGTCCTCGGCGGCGCGTTTCTCGGAGCACCGGTGTTCGTGGCGATGGGGGGCATCGCCCTGGTGGGGTTCGTCAGCGAAGGCACGACCGTCGCCGCCGTGTCGTCGCAGGTCTATCGTCTGCTCGCGTCGGAGACGCTGCCCGCGATCCCGCTGCTGACCGCGGCCGGCTACGTGCTCGCCGAGAGTGCGGCGGCCGACCGCCTCGTGCGGTTCTTCCGCGCGCTGTTCGGCTGGATGCCCGGCGGCGTGGCCGTGATGGTCGCCGCGGTGTGCGCGATGTTCACGACCTTCACCGGCGGGTCTGGCGTCACGATCATCGCGCTCGGCGGCCTGGTATACCCGATCCTGCGGCGCGACGGCTACTCGGAGGGTTTCTCACTCGGCCTCGTCACGGCTGCCGGTTCGCTCGGACTGCTCTTCCCGCCCAGCCTGCCGGTGCTCCTGTACAGCATCGTGGCCAGCACGGGCGATCAGAGCGTCCCGGTGGACAACCTGTACATCGCGGGTTTCCTGCCGGGCATGTTGCTGGTGGTCATCACGGCCATCTACGGGATGGTCATCGGCCGGCAGGCGGGCCGCGAGCGCCAGCGGTTCACGCTCGGCGAGGTGGCGCGCGCGACCTGGCACGCCAAGTGGGAACTGCTCCTCCCCGTGATGATCGTCGCGCTCTTCCTCAGCGGCTTCGCGACGATGCTGCAGACGGCGGCAGCAGCGCTGGCGTACACGGTGGTCGTGGAGTGCTTCATCACCCGCGACCTGGGCATCTTCCGATCACTGCCCGCGGCGCTGCTCAAGGCGGCGGCGCTCATGGGCGCGGTGCTCATCCTGCTCAGCATCGCGATGGGCCTGACGATCTACCTCGTGGACGTGCAACTGCCCGACATGCTCCTGGCGTGGGTCCAGGCGCACATCCACTCGGAGGTGGTCTTCCTGCTCGCACTGAACGTGCTGCTGCTGGTGCTCGGCAGCGTGGTGGAGATCTACTCGGCGATCATCATCCTGGCGCCGCTGATCGCGCCGCTCGCCGCGGTGTTCAACATCAACCCGATCCACCTCGGCGTGATCTTCCTGGCCAATCTCGAGCTGGGCTTCCTGTTCCCGCCGGTCGGCCTGAACCTGTTCCTGTCCTCGTCGCGGTTCAACAAACCGCTGCCCCAGCTCTACCGACACGTCGTGCCGTTCCTGATCATCCTCGGCATCGGCGTCCTGCTGATCACGTACGTCCCGGCGATGTCGGTGGGGGTGTTGCGGTTGTTGGGGAGATAG